A genomic window from Fusarium oxysporum Fo47 chromosome X, complete sequence includes:
- a CDS encoding uncharacterized protein (expressed protein) — MIFVCHSLGGIVFKQALVIAHEKETRYGSIEEAVAGVIFLGTPHRGADIAYWSKLLAKFANVLTAGKMREDLLKALAPKSTELGTICSQFVERGMRLQIFSLYERHETSGLGSLVVDEFSAILHLPNETPIPMEADHRGLCKYLTPSDSCYRTVFNCIEELMDSLIETSEQPCR; from the exons ATGATCTTCGTATGTCATAGTCTTGGAGGCATCGTGTTCAAACAG GCGCTTGTAATTGCGCACGAAAAAGAAACTCGTTATGGTTCGATTGAGGAAGCAGTGGCGGGTGTCATCTTCCTCGGAACACCTCATCGAGGGGCCGATATTGCATACTGGTCCAAGTTATTAGCTAAGTTTGCCAACGTTTTGACTGCTGGTAAGATGCGCGAGGATCTACTGAAAGCTCTTGCCCCAAAGTCCACTGAACTCGGGACCATCTGCTCCCAATTTGTCGAGCGAGGCATGAGGCTTCAGATCTTCAGTCTTTATGAGAGGCATGAAACTTCTGGCTTAGGTTCTCTG GTCGTTGATGAATTCTCTGCCATTTTGCATCTCCCCAACGAGACTCCGATACCTATGGAAGCTGATCATAGGGGTTTGTGCAAGTACCTGACGCCCTCTGACTCTTGCTATCGGACTGTGTTCAACTGTATTGAGGAGTTGATGGATAGCTTGATTGAGACTTCAGAACAGCCTTGTAGGTAG